From Plasmodium relictum strain SGS1 genome assembly, chromosome: 8, the proteins below share one genomic window:
- a CDS encoding DNA-directed RNA polymerase subunit I, putative: MDGFNDVYMNDDDEYIGDEFGQGIDSDDGDNYDNDIDIITDNQIKKDKSDYENSEGNDDSIRITSPYLTKYEKARIIGTRALQISLNAPLTIPIETQNDSNNKSEYDNYLNNDPLVIAEKELYNKSIPFILRRYLPNGSYEDWKLDELIID; encoded by the exons a tggATGGTTTTAATGATGTTTATATGAATGATGATGATGAATACATAGGAGATGAATTTGGTCAGGGTATTGATAGTGACGATGGTGATAATTACGACAATGACATAGACATAATAACTGATAaccaaataaaaaaagataagtCTGATTATGAAAATTCTGAAGGAAATGATGATAGCATTAGAATAACAAGTCCATACTTAACTAAATATGAAAAAGCAAGAATTATTGGAACAAGAGCTTTACAAATAAGTTTAAATGCTCCTTTAACTATACCAATTGAAACACAAAAtgattcaaataataaaagtgaaTATGATaactatttaaataatgatcCATTAGTTATAGcagaaaaagaattatacaATAAGTCTATTCCTTTTATATTAAGGAGATATTTGCCTAATGGTAGTTATGAAGATTGGAAATTAGATGAGCTTATAAttgattaa
- the NSF gene encoding N-ethylmaleimide-sensitive fusion protein, putative, translating to MIATNLYCCKLQSQELALTNYGFINNILYNNLKKNIKSSEIYGEFSNIVLILKGDANIGKDEIALNTCQREFSRIQLKEAVKINILDKENKRDIIYFIPLDSVDLEVSLFVKPDRLIEIEDEQLEEVFKKYFLNHILTKGQILALKYNDILLKCIVKDLKTAQFDEVQKLKGNTSAINSFFKINNEHDSRNIMLQKGILFENTECLFTSMNDGKLFIESKKVLKKNIIKNNFNFEELGIGALDEEFKIIFRRTFASRIYPNYIIKQLGIKHVKGIILYGPPGTGKTLIARQIGKTLNAREPKIINGPEILNKYVGQSEENIRNLFKDAELEYKQSGENSLLHIIILDEIDAICRQRGNVSSSSTGVNDSVVNQLLSKIDGVNSLNNILLIGMTNRIDLIDEALLRPGRFELHIEISLPDKEGRIQILNIHTKSMRNSNKLNSDVDIIELAEKTPNFSGAEIEGLVRNTVSYAFERHINFNDLTKPINADDIMITKNDFLKALKETKPAFGAQEDIIEGLLSNGIINYGKEYENIENTCKLLIKQIVENSNTNLMSILLYGENGTGKTTVAGYLAKCAHFHFTKFITPENLIGYSEIGKINYINKIFEDAYKTPLSLVILDNIERLMDYTRIGPRFSNTILQAIMILIKKRPKKKNQKILIICTTSEYQFMKDAGLTKNFFVNIEIPLLNSKNSIKQVLQNRNQNYHDFPVEEIEKVLSSNVIKNIAIKNLLMIIDMASEASNGKKITCDIFLKSYKDCGICYDEESYY from the coding sequence atgaTAGCAACTAATTTGTACTGTTGTAAATTGCAGTCTCAGGAGTTGGCATTAACGAATTATggttttataaataatattttatataataatttaaaaaagaatataaaaagtagTGAAATATATGGAGAATTTTCAAATAtagttttaatattaaagGGTGACGCGAATATAGGCAAAGATGAAATAGCTTTAAACACTTGTCAAAGAGAATTTTCAAGAATTCAATTAAAAGAAgcagtaaaaataaatatacttgataaggaaaataaaagagatattatatattttataccTTTAGATAGTGTAGATTTAGAAGTGAGTTTATTTGTTAAACCTGATAGGTTAATTGAAATAGAAGATGAACAATTAGAAGAAGTctttaaaaagtattttttgaATCATATTTTAACAAAGGGACAAATATTAGCATTGAAATATaatgatatattattaaagtgTATTgtaaaagatttaaaaacAGCTCAGTTTGATGAAGTTCAAAAATTGAAAGGAAACACTTCTGcaattaattcattttttaaaattaataatgaacATGATAGTAGAAATATAATGCTACAAAAAGgaattttatttgaaaatacAGAATGCTTATTTACGAGTATGAATGATGGAAAACTCTTCATAGAAtcaaaaaaagtattaaaaaaaaatattataaagaacaattttaattttgaagAGTTGGGAATAGGAGCATTGGATgaagaatttaaaataatttttagaaGAACTTTTGCTAGTAGAATTTACCCAAATTATATAATCAAGCAACTTGGTATAAAACACGTCAAAGGAATAATTCTATATGGACCACCTGGTACAGGTAAAACATTAATAGCTAGGCAAATAGGTAAAACATTAAATGCACGAGAAcctaaaattataaatggtccagaaatattaaataaatatgtagGTCAGTCAGAAGAAAATATTCGAAATTTATTTAAGGATGCAGAATTAGAATATAAACAAAGTGGAGAAAACTCTTTACtacatataataatattagacGAAATCGATGCAATATGCAGACAAAGAGGAAATGTAAGTTCTAGTAGTACAGGTGTAAATGATAGTGTAGTTAATCAATTGCTGTCTAAGATTGATGGAGTGAATAGCTTAAATAACATATTACTAATTGGAATGACAAATAGAATTGATTTAATTGACGAAGCTTTACTAAGACCAGGGAGATTTGAATTACATATAGAAATATCATTACCTGATAAGGAAGGAAGAAttcaaatattaaatatcCATACAAAAAGCATGAGAAACagtaataaattaaattcagATGTAGATATAATAGAATTAGCTGAAAAAACACCTAATTTTTCAGGAGCAGAAATTGAAGGATTAGTAAGAAATACAGTTTCTTATGCTTTTGAAAGgcatattaattttaatgatttaaCAAAGCCAATAAATGCTGATGATATAATGATaacaaaaaatgattttCTAAAAGCattaaaagaaacaaaaCCAGCATTTGGTGCACAAGAGGATATAATTGAAGGTTTATTATCAAATGGAATAATCAATTATGGAaaagaatatgaaaatattgaaaatacgtgtaaattattaattaagcAAATAGTAGAAAATTCAAATACAAATTTAATgagtattttattatatgggGAAAATGGGACGGGGAAAACAACTGTTGCTGGATATCTGGCCAAGTGTGCTCATTTTCATTTCACTAAATTCATAACACCTGAAAATTTAATTGGGTATTCTGAAATtggtaaaataaattatataaataaaatttttgaagATGCTTATAAGACTCCGCTCTCCTTAGTTATTCTAGATAATATTGAAAGATTAATGGATTATACTCGAATTGGCCCACGATTTAGTAACACTATTTTACAAGCTATtatgattttaataaaaaaaaggccaaaaaaaaaaaatcaaaaaattttaataatttgtaCTACATCGGAATATCAATTTATGAAAGATGCTGGTTTAACTAAAAACTTCTTTGTAAACATAGAAATCCCTTTGTTAAATTCTAAAAATTCAATTAAGCAAGTTTTACAAAATAGAAATCAAAATTATCATGATTTTCCGGtagaagaaatagaaaaggTTCTTTCATCTAAcgtaattaaaaatatagcaATAAAAAATCTTCTCATGATTATAGATATGGCATCTGAAGCATctaatggaaaaaaaattacatgcgatatttttttaaaaagttataaagATTGCGGTATTTGTTATGATGAAGAATCgtattattga
- a CDS encoding HAD superfamily protein, putative, with the protein MWGKIVSSVSNALDFNQATLSGCIDIICIESEITNNLKNDKIEVIYKSTPFHVRFGKTKLLRSKEKIVSILVNGKSTNLHMKLGSAGEAYFVEKTYEDVEEELETSPLSSPRNVHNDQTYDQNIDSCSINDSIDSNKTDDDCDEIFLNTTEMKKLSEKNYKIERNKTKRNNKEKKNKSENNKIEEEHKKKVEIEDEELDDEKKKIEEDQNINSEWSWSWGRLPHLKTHDYISDNCTVISSNNKNKKKEKIKKLYKKSESVNEHAFCKEKKNHINERNLNEINLKKNIKRDKEIRNSNLNNKSKDMKKSKGDILEHYKKENKNKSNKEIYNKNNEHIKKECKTTDSVRRNEKYLNKAEKGKINECGNKQKKESSIIYQKKHIDNSTEKNYDMDKESLKLDLKKIKDKEKVCNKSNISVEDYYNEEEEYIEENNNNSYSKEQEYSLDDDIQNRIECSLCGHLLINQNADNEQNDYNIEIHNKNIFEANIVTYEQIDKNSNLWYHPSLVFRFDKKDPYYPSRVALPLLASWVVFNQPLSILAVEKLLNSSLSLMEIKDKSWRNWFGVSNAEYDNGLSAKILNKDVKEDGIINENKEKEEKKSKNYHNELLDKRNKKMKKNVHHSSYKENEMNKKDIKNSEEKLKVRYRKSLRPTSEQLQSLNLKEGANTITFLVTSSLQGTKSINGTIYLWKKNAKIVISDVDGTITRSTVLGHLMPIVGKDWSHVGVSQLFNKINNNGYHILYLTARAIGQADSTREYLFRLKKNDNNKLPDGPLILSPDRLFPSFKREVIDKKPYIFKIAALRDIRNLFPLNHNPFYAAFGNTESDHRAYISVGVPEAKVFIIDNRGIVHHVNSTYAKTYETMSEITEHMFPCIKNDKKREDDDQYNSFQYWKINSLTFYEKYMNISDSN; encoded by the exons at gtGGGGAAAAATAGTTAGCAGTGTTTCAAATGCACTTGACTTCAACCAGGCTACCCTAAGTGGATGTATAGATATTATTTGTATTGAATCAGaaattacaaataatttaaaaaatgataaaatagaGGTTATCTATAAATCGACTCCATTTCATGTACGATTtggaaaaacaaaattattaagatcaaaagaaaaaattgttaGTATTTTAGTTAATGGAAAGAGTACTAATTTACATATGAAATTAGGTAGCGCTGGTGAAGCTTATTTTGTTGAAAAAACTTATGAAGATGTAGAAGAAGAACTAGAAACATCTCCATTATCTTCTCCTCGCAATGTACATAATGACCAAACTTATGATCAGAATATTGATAGTTGTAGTATTAATGATTCTATAGATAGCAATAAAACAGATGATGATTGCGATGAAATATTTCTCAATACAacagaaatgaaaaaattaagtgaaaaaaattataaaatagaaagaaataaaactaaaagaaataataaagaaaaaaaaaataaaagtgaaaataacaaaatagaagaagaacataaaaaaaaagtagaaatAGAAGACGAAGAACtagatgatgaaaaaaaaaaaatagaagaagaTCAAAACATAAATTCGGAATGGTCTTGGTCATGGGGAAGATTACCTCATTTGAAAACACATGATTATATTTCCGATAATTGCACTGTTATTtcttcaaataataaaaataagaaaaaagaaaaaataaaaaaattatataaaaaaagtgaatCTGTTAATGAACATGCTTTTtgcaaagaaaaaaaaaatcacataaatgaaagaaatttgaatgaaattaatttaaagaaaaatataaaaagagataaagaaataagaaatagtaatttaaataataaaagtaaagaTATGAAAAAATCTAAAGGTGATATATTAgaacattataaaaaagagaataagAACAAAAGTAACaaagaaatttataataaaaataatgaacatataaaaaaggaGTGTAAAACAACTGATTCTGTaagaagaaatgaaaaatatttaaataaagctgaaaaaggaaaaataaatgaatgcggtaataaacaaaaaaaagaaagtagTATTATTTAccaaaaaaaacatatagaTAATAGtacagaaaaaaattatgatatgGATAAAGAAAGTTTAAAattagatttaaaaaaaataaaagacaAAGAAAAAGTGTGTAACAAATCAAATATATCAGTAGAGGATTATTATAACGAAGAAGAGGAATatattgaagaaaataataataatagttacTCAAAAGAACAGGAATATAGCCTTGATGATGACATACAAAATAGAATAGAATGCAGTCTGTGTGgtcatttattaattaatcaAAATGCAGATAATGAACAGAATGAttataatatagaaatacataataaaaatatatttgaagCAAATATAGTTACATATGAGcaaatagataaaaattcTAATTTATGGTATCACCCATCTCTTGTTTTTCGATTTGATAAAAAGGATCCTTATTATCCATCTAGAGTTGCATTACCTTTATTGGCATCATGGGTTGTGTTTAATCAACCCTTATCCATTTTAGCAGTAGAGAAGTTATTGAATTCTTCCTTAAGCTTAATggaaataaaagataaaagtTGGAGAAATTGGTTTGGTGTATCTAATGCAGAATATGATAATGGCTTAAGtgcaaaaattttaaataaagatgTAAAAGAGGATGgaattataaatgaaaataaagaaaaagaagaaaaaaaaagcaaaaactATCACAATGAATTATTAGATAAGAGgaacaaaaaaatgaaaaaaaatgttcatCATTCATCATACAAAGAAAACgaaatgaataaaaaggatataaaaaatagtgaAGAGAAATTAAAAGTAAGATATCGAAAGTCATTAAGGCCAACTTCTGAACAATTACAgtcattaaatttaaaagaaggAGCTAATACTATTACCTTTCTAGTTACCTCATCTTTACAAGGTACAAAAAGCATAAATGGCACTATATATTTatggaaaaaaaatgcaaaaatTGTTATATCAGATGTAGATGGAACAATAACTAGGTCAACAGTATTAGGCCATTTAATGCCTATAGTAGGCAAAGACTGGTCTCATGTAGGTGTTTCACAATtatttaacaaaataaataataatggaTATCATATTCTTTACTTAACTGCAAGAGCTATTGGTCAAGCGGATTCGACTAGAGAGTATTTATTtcgtttaaaaaaaaatgataataataaattgcCAGATGGCCCATTAATACTAAGCCCAGATAGACTCTTTCCATCATTTAAAAGAGAAGTTATAGATAAAAAaccatatatttttaaaattgctGCACTAAGGGATATACGAAATTTATTTCCTCTAAATCATAATCCTTTTTATGCAGCTTTTGGAAATACAGAAAGT gATCATAGAGCATATATTTCTGTTGGTGTTCCAGAAGCTAAAGTTTTTATAATAGATAATAGAGGAATTGTTCATCATGTCAATTCTACATATGCTAAAAc ttatgAAACTATGAGTGAAATAACGGAGCACATGTTTCCatgtattaaaaatgataaaaagaGAGAGGATGATGATCaa tacAACTCCTTTCAATATTGGAAGATAAATAGCTTAACATTTTATGAAAAGTATATGAATATTAGTGATAGTAActga